A genomic window from Pseudanabaena yagii GIHE-NHR1 includes:
- a CDS encoding transposase, with protein sequence MTQNASRIYNELIKFGSQYSQWSDVRHLGVMAWMMVGMIATGSVNLTKWLSHINTKALIAQSTQRQLSRWLNNPRINPAKLYSPVIKELIAKWKEPEIYLSFDTSQLWEEYSMIRLCVVHQGRALPLCWRVIKHRSSSVEMSSYQDMLKRASKLLPVNVKVVLLADRAFANPELVRYVWELKWQCRIRIKGNFWIYAPKHGWQTVKQLHLRLGEAKLIHNVKVHKTESKRLTDVHIAAAWESGSREYWYILSTEPTTLQTFWEYGLRFDIEENFLDDKSNGFDLESSRLRSAPAISRLCFVIALTTLFLTAQGLAVADSGYRRLVDPHWFRGLSYLKIGWNWIHTAITKNWAFLPFYSFTSYLDSHPAIASRRKHLQKLFRIEFYASTLDYAS encoded by the coding sequence ATGACCCAAAACGCCTCACGTATCTATAATGAACTAATAAAATTCGGGAGTCAATACAGCCAGTGGTCAGATGTGCGCCATTTGGGAGTAATGGCGTGGATGATGGTGGGAATGATCGCCACAGGGAGTGTGAATTTAACGAAGTGGTTAAGCCATATCAACACAAAAGCATTGATCGCCCAAAGCACGCAAAGACAACTATCAAGATGGCTGAACAATCCGCGCATAAATCCAGCTAAGCTATACAGTCCAGTAATCAAAGAGTTAATCGCTAAATGGAAAGAGCCAGAAATATATCTGAGTTTTGATACCAGTCAACTGTGGGAAGAATACAGCATGATCCGATTGTGTGTAGTTCATCAGGGAAGAGCTTTACCGTTATGTTGGCGTGTAATCAAACATCGCAGTAGTAGTGTGGAGATGAGTAGCTATCAAGACATGCTCAAACGCGCATCGAAACTGTTGCCCGTGAATGTCAAAGTAGTTTTATTAGCAGACCGAGCATTTGCTAATCCAGAACTGGTGCGCTATGTGTGGGAATTAAAATGGCAATGTCGGATTCGGATCAAGGGTAATTTCTGGATATATGCCCCCAAGCATGGCTGGCAAACAGTCAAACAATTACATCTTCGTCTTGGTGAAGCTAAGTTGATCCACAATGTTAAAGTTCACAAAACTGAGTCCAAGCGTCTTACCGATGTGCATATTGCGGCGGCTTGGGAATCTGGGAGCCGAGAGTATTGGTATATTCTCAGTACTGAACCTACCACACTCCAAACTTTTTGGGAGTATGGTCTGAGATTCGATATTGAGGAGAATTTCTTGGATGATAAATCTAATGGCTTTGATTTAGAATCTTCGCGTTTACGTTCGGCTCCTGCCATTTCTCGCCTTTGTTTTGTGATAGCACTGACCACCTTGTTTTTAACGGCTCAAGGACTGGCGGTTGCTGATTCTGGCTATCGTCGTTTGGTTGATCCTCATTGGTTTCGTGGGCTTAGTTATCTCAAGATTGGCTGGAACTGGATTCACACCGCTATCACTAAAAACTGGGCTTTCTTGCCTTTCTACTCTTTTACTTCTTATCTTGACTCTCACCCTGCTATTGCTTCTCGTCGAAAACATCTTCAGAAATTATTCCGCATTGAGTTCTATGCTTCTACTCTCGACTATGCTTCATAG
- a CDS encoding IS4 family transposase, translated as MKEINLFREKLQQHLQWNRARLAFVSMFLIALMRVKTVNLAEIATGFSGYAKVESHYKRLQRFFRDFEVDYEKIALMVVKVMQIPEPWVISIDRTDWEFGKTVFNVLTLGIVHYGIAFPLVWMMLDKKGNSNTRERCELCNRFLEIFGDRKIDFLSADREFVGEDWLDYLLCEPCNRFRIRIRKNTLLNDGQKKLRADICFQDLQVGQSKVLSKPRKVWNHWLRIAAMRLDDGDLLIVATTHDPDTAIADYAKRWAIETLFGCFKTRGFCLESTHLQDPERLSKLIALLTLALCWAFSSGLWLAQLNPLKPKKHGRLPKSIFRLGFDFLRHIIFDLHLNSQAFFNSIKFLSCT; from the coding sequence ATGAAAGAGATTAACCTATTCCGAGAAAAGTTGCAGCAACATCTGCAATGGAATAGAGCAAGACTAGCCTTTGTGTCCATGTTCTTGATCGCGCTAATGCGAGTAAAGACAGTAAACCTAGCTGAAATTGCCACAGGATTTAGTGGTTATGCCAAAGTCGAATCACACTATAAGAGGTTACAGAGATTTTTTCGAGACTTTGAAGTGGACTATGAAAAGATCGCACTCATGGTCGTCAAAGTCATGCAAATCCCCGAACCTTGGGTAATTTCTATCGACCGCACCGATTGGGAATTCGGTAAAACCGTGTTTAATGTGCTGACATTGGGAATAGTGCATTACGGTATTGCATTCCCGTTGGTATGGATGATGCTGGACAAAAAAGGTAACTCAAACACCCGTGAGCGCTGTGAATTGTGTAATCGATTTCTGGAAATATTTGGAGACCGCAAAATCGACTTTTTGAGTGCAGACCGAGAGTTTGTCGGTGAGGATTGGTTAGATTACTTGTTGTGTGAACCATGTAACCGTTTTCGTATCCGCATTCGTAAAAATACTTTGCTCAATGACGGGCAGAAAAAACTGCGTGCCGACATTTGTTTTCAAGACCTCCAAGTTGGTCAGTCCAAAGTATTGTCCAAGCCCAGAAAGGTTTGGAACCATTGGCTTCGTATAGCCGCTATGCGTCTTGATGATGGCGATTTATTAATTGTCGCGACGACTCATGACCCTGATACGGCTATTGCTGACTATGCTAAGCGTTGGGCTATTGAGACTTTATTCGGGTGCTTTAAAACCCGTGGCTTTTGTTTGGAGTCCACTCATCTTCAAGATCCTGAACGTCTTTCCAAACTAATTGCTTTGCTTACTCTGGCTTTATGTTGGGCTTTTTCTTCTGGGCTTTGGTTGGCTCAACTAAATCCCCTCAAGCCTAAAAAACACGGTCGTCTTCCTAAAAGCATTTTTCGCCTTGGTTTTGATTTCCTTCGTCACATCATCTTTGACTTACATCTCAATTCTCAAGCCTTCTTTAACTCCATTAAATTTTTGTCCTGTACTTAG
- a CDS encoding YidH family protein: MQLSFKPKNSTDETSIKGKQNPNRVRDHLANERTYLSWMRMAIALLGVGVIVVRLRILRPPMLPTPGNGWKLGLAFSIIGMLTVWLSTHHYFAVRHDIDADTFDPPDRWVVLFSLAITLIGAGVIYYVFAAPLEQMGLVIPD, translated from the coding sequence ATGCAATTATCCTTCAAGCCCAAAAATAGTACAGACGAAACCAGTATAAAAGGTAAACAAAATCCTAATCGTGTGCGCGATCATTTAGCCAATGAAAGAACCTATCTATCATGGATGCGGATGGCGATCGCTCTATTAGGTGTTGGTGTAATCGTAGTCCGTTTAAGAATTTTGCGTCCTCCGATGTTGCCTACCCCCGGTAATGGTTGGAAATTAGGATTAGCATTTTCCATTATTGGGATGTTAACAGTGTGGCTCTCGACGCATCATTATTTTGCGGTACGTCATGACATTGATGCCGATACTTTCGATCCACCAGATCGCTGGGTTGTCTTATTTAGCTTGGCAATCACACTCATTGGCGCAGGGGTGATCTATTACGTGTTCGCCGCACCATTAGAACAAATGGGTTTAGTTATTCCTGATTAA
- a CDS encoding LysR substrate-binding domain-containing protein: MTLEQLRIFLAVAEHLHFTRAAEALYITQPAVSAAIQSLEAWYGVKLFHRIGRHIEITDAGLLLQTEAKDIIDRIKLMERGLRELNDFQRGELKLGTSLTIGNYWLPAKISRFQELYPNITIKCTLANTEEICDGTAAGLFDLGLIEADVKPSLQKDLAQEEIGSDRLLIVVGKAHPWYERPKITVDDLSKTAWVMRESGSGTQQVFEQALLSWGVNPTELEIMLVLSSGEMVKAALESSARAAAISELMVQKEFLLGTLRLVKVMDSDRRKSLEITRPFLKLQHNKRFQTRIAKVFGEILRQ, encoded by the coding sequence ATGACTCTTGAACAGTTACGAATTTTCCTTGCAGTTGCAGAACATTTGCATTTCACTCGTGCTGCCGAAGCCCTATATATCACTCAACCTGCTGTCAGTGCTGCTATTCAGAGTCTAGAAGCATGGTATGGGGTAAAGCTATTTCATCGCATCGGTCGCCACATTGAAATTACCGATGCAGGCTTATTATTGCAAACTGAAGCTAAGGACATTATTGATCGCATTAAATTAATGGAGAGAGGTTTACGCGAACTCAACGATTTCCAACGTGGTGAACTCAAACTAGGTACGAGCTTGACTATTGGCAACTATTGGCTACCTGCCAAAATCAGCAGATTTCAGGAACTATATCCAAATATCACAATCAAATGTACCCTTGCCAATACTGAAGAAATTTGTGATGGAACTGCCGCAGGTCTATTTGATTTAGGGTTGATCGAAGCTGATGTGAAGCCCTCATTACAAAAGGACTTAGCTCAAGAAGAAATTGGTAGCGATCGCTTGCTTATCGTCGTAGGCAAGGCACATCCTTGGTATGAACGCCCAAAGATCACCGTTGATGATTTGAGCAAAACTGCATGGGTAATGCGTGAGTCAGGCTCAGGTACACAGCAGGTATTTGAGCAGGCTTTGCTCAGTTGGGGAGTGAATCCTACGGAGTTAGAAATTATGTTAGTGCTTAGCAGTGGCGAGATGGTAAAAGCTGCTCTAGAAAGCAGTGCAAGGGCTGCTGCCATTTCCGAACTGATGGTACAAAAAGAGTTCCTATTAGGGACCTTACGTCTAGTCAAGGTTATGGATAGCGATCGCCGCAAATCCTTAGAAATTACCCGACCATTTCTCAAACTTCAGCATAACAAGCGCTTTCAAACCCGTATCGCTAAAGTATTTGGCGAGATTTTGCGTCAGTAA
- a CDS encoding cadmium resistance transporter, with protein sequence MEWFIGTVAIAITAFTATNIDDILILTVFFAQVDAKFRPRHILIGQYLGFAVIILASLPGYLGGLIIDHKWIGLLGFLPIAIGIKELLKKPEEVTVKSCMISTANQSPLIAPQTYHVAAVTFANSGDNIGIYVPLFASSNAVSLSITIATFLLLIAVWCYAAYQFSTHPAIAKFLSQYSNAIVPFVLIALGIYILYESDTYQLIPFFRA encoded by the coding sequence ATGGAATGGTTCATCGGTACTGTGGCGATCGCCATTACCGCATTTACGGCTACAAATATCGATGACATTCTCATCTTGACCGTTTTTTTTGCTCAGGTTGATGCAAAATTTCGTCCTCGCCACATTCTCATTGGTCAATATCTAGGATTTGCCGTAATCATCCTTGCGAGTTTACCTGGATATTTGGGAGGGTTAATCATTGATCACAAATGGATTGGCTTGCTAGGTTTTTTACCGATCGCGATCGGCATCAAGGAATTATTGAAAAAGCCAGAAGAAGTTACAGTCAAAAGCTGTATGATTTCTACTGCCAATCAATCACCACTAATTGCGCCACAAACCTATCACGTAGCCGCAGTTACATTTGCTAATAGCGGCGATAATATTGGTATTTATGTTCCTTTGTTTGCTAGTAGCAATGCAGTTTCCCTCTCGATTACGATCGCTACATTTCTATTGCTAATCGCTGTATGGTGCTATGCCGCTTATCAATTCAGTACCCATCCCGCGATCGCTAAGTTTCTCTCTCAATATAGCAATGCGATCGTGCCATTTGTGCTGATTGCTCTAGGTATCTATATCCTCTATGAGAGCGATACCTATCAGTTAATTCCTTTCTTTCGCGCATAG
- a CDS encoding HAD family hydrolase: protein MALLPINIHDFADIRLIASDVDGTLTQNGKFTAGFIATLQRLQASGIKVLLVTGRSAGWVSALVNYLPIEAAIAENGGIYLHNDQQYFLSDITNPTQHRLRLEQAFHQIQKNYPNLQPSMDNQFRITDWTFDIHGLADKELDTIARQCNDMDLGFTYSTVQCHIKLSNQDKSTGLKLVLAKFYQELELYQVLTVGDSPNDESMFVADQFPLSVGVANIRHYQDKMVHLPKYVTQSSEFAGFSELIELILKK from the coding sequence ATGGCTCTATTGCCTATCAATATTCATGATTTCGCTGATATTCGCCTAATTGCTTCCGATGTCGATGGTACGCTCACTCAAAATGGCAAATTTACCGCAGGTTTTATTGCTACTTTACAACGTCTTCAGGCATCAGGGATTAAGGTTCTATTGGTGACGGGGCGCTCTGCGGGTTGGGTCAGTGCGTTGGTCAATTACTTACCTATAGAGGCAGCGATCGCAGAAAATGGTGGGATATATTTACACAATGATCAGCAATATTTCCTATCCGATATTACTAATCCAACTCAGCATCGACTGCGACTAGAGCAGGCATTCCATCAAATTCAAAAGAACTATCCGAATCTGCAACCATCTATGGATAATCAGTTCCGCATTACTGATTGGACTTTTGATATTCATGGTCTAGCGGATAAGGAGCTAGATACGATCGCGCGGCAATGTAACGACATGGACTTAGGGTTTACCTACAGCACTGTGCAATGTCATATTAAATTGTCTAACCAAGATAAATCAACAGGATTGAAACTTGTATTAGCAAAGTTTTATCAAGAGCTTGAGCTATATCAGGTGCTAACAGTTGGAGATAGTCCTAATGATGAGTCAATGTTTGTTGCTGATCAGTTTCCACTTTCAGTTGGAGTAGCAAATATCAGACATTATCAGGACAAAATGGTTCATCTTCCCAAATATGTAACTCAATCATCAGAATTCGCAGGATTTTCTGAATTGATAGAATTAATCCTAAAAAAATAG
- a CDS encoding zinc metallopeptidase → MLFHSSYLILIPGMILMFWAQQRVKATYEKYADIRSSLGMTGAQVAKTILQRMGIYDVTVEQVAGELTDHYDPSAKAVRLSESVYASSSLAAAAIAAHECGHVLQDVRGYQFMNVRASLVPVANIGANFGPLLVMTGLFLTSLGSLSTLFINIGIVLFAGAILFHVVTLPVEFDASRRALRLIDELGILQGNENIGARKVLNAAAWTYVATAIYAALQLVQLLLIRGDR, encoded by the coding sequence ATGTTGTTTCACTCATCCTATTTGATCTTGATCCCAGGCATGATCTTAATGTTTTGGGCGCAACAGCGCGTTAAAGCAACCTATGAAAAATATGCAGATATCCGCTCTAGTCTAGGTATGACAGGTGCACAGGTCGCCAAAACAATTCTGCAACGTATGGGCATTTATGATGTGACGGTTGAGCAGGTTGCAGGTGAACTCACCGATCATTACGATCCTTCCGCGAAAGCTGTGCGGTTATCAGAATCCGTATATGCTTCGTCATCTTTGGCAGCAGCAGCGATCGCTGCCCATGAATGCGGTCATGTCCTACAGGATGTGCGCGGTTATCAATTTATGAATGTCCGTGCCTCACTAGTACCTGTGGCAAATATTGGTGCTAACTTTGGTCCTTTGCTAGTGATGACGGGGCTGTTCCTGACTTCTCTTGGTAGTCTAAGTACATTGTTCATCAATATTGGCATTGTCTTATTTGCAGGCGCAATTCTATTCCATGTTGTTACCTTACCTGTGGAGTTCGATGCTTCTAGACGTGCACTAAGACTAATTGATGAGCTAGGCATCCTCCAAGGTAATGAAAATATTGGTGCGCGGAAGGTCTTAAATGCAGCAGCTTGGACATATGTAGCTACGGCTATTTATGCAGCTCTGCAACTTGTGCAACTACTTTTGATTCGAGGCGATCGCTAA
- a CDS encoding ABC exporter membrane fusion protein, which translates to MQVEEQSGKQSEPAIDGRSEDTTLTSPQNTQPSTMKNALVTKRSNKFLIPAIALALAALGVSIWLVFGRSNPPQNASAPTNTATNNKDQPKAISALGRLEPQGEVIKVASPSALGTSRIVKLMVKEGDIVKQGQVIAVLDSYDRSVAALLQAQSQAQESERNLAKVRAGAKSGDIIAQEGNVMSAAANIKSLEANAARIRAELEIAGRDYNRFLQVYKEGAISQTVLDTYRLKVETLQGQFTQAEQQIQQAQFQLRQSQGLLNSVREVRPTDVQFAEAQLQTAIVNVKKAEVDLDLAQVRAPIDGQILKVNSKIGEIVSQTNGVVEIGNTQQMYVVAEIYETDIGKIKVGQKASIQSEVFEGEITGKVERIGLRIAKNDVLGTDPAAKTDVRIIEVKIKLDDSQKVSGLTNLQVRVKIEV; encoded by the coding sequence ATGCAGGTAGAAGAACAATCAGGAAAGCAGTCAGAACCAGCCATAGATGGCAGATCTGAGGACACAACACTAACATCTCCCCAAAACACTCAACCTAGCACCATGAAAAATGCCTTAGTAACCAAGCGATCAAATAAATTTTTAATTCCCGCGATCGCTTTAGCCCTTGCCGCACTAGGTGTAAGTATTTGGCTCGTCTTTGGACGCTCTAACCCACCACAAAATGCATCTGCGCCAACAAATACTGCTACTAATAATAAAGATCAACCCAAAGCCATTAGTGCATTAGGTCGTTTAGAGCCTCAGGGAGAAGTAATTAAAGTTGCCTCACCATCAGCCCTTGGCACATCTCGAATTGTGAAATTAATGGTCAAAGAAGGAGATATCGTCAAACAGGGACAGGTAATTGCCGTTTTAGACAGTTACGATCGCTCAGTTGCAGCCTTACTCCAAGCCCAAAGTCAAGCTCAGGAGAGTGAGCGAAATCTTGCCAAAGTTAGGGCTGGTGCAAAAAGTGGTGACATCATTGCTCAAGAAGGTAATGTCATGTCTGCTGCTGCCAATATCAAATCTCTTGAGGCTAATGCAGCGAGAATTCGTGCTGAGTTAGAAATTGCAGGTAGAGATTACAACCGTTTTCTTCAGGTTTATAAAGAAGGAGCCATTTCCCAAACAGTTCTCGATACCTATCGACTCAAGGTCGAAACCTTGCAAGGGCAGTTTACCCAAGCAGAACAACAAATTCAGCAAGCACAATTTCAATTAAGACAATCCCAAGGTTTATTAAACAGTGTTAGAGAAGTCCGCCCAACGGATGTTCAATTTGCTGAAGCTCAGTTACAAACTGCGATCGTTAATGTCAAGAAAGCAGAAGTTGATTTGGATTTAGCGCAAGTTCGTGCTCCTATTGATGGACAGATTCTCAAAGTCAATTCTAAAATTGGAGAAATTGTCAGTCAGACAAATGGAGTTGTGGAAATTGGCAATACCCAACAAATGTATGTAGTTGCCGAAATCTACGAAACTGACATCGGCAAGATTAAAGTCGGACAGAAGGCAAGCATTCAGAGTGAAGTCTTTGAAGGAGAAATCACGGGAAAAGTCGAGCGAATTGGGTTGCGAATTGCCAAAAATGATGTACTAGGAACTGATCCTGCTGCTAAAACTGATGTGCGAATTATTGAAGTCAAAATTAAACTTGATGATAGCCAAAAAGTTTCAGGGCTTACGAATTTACAAGTCAGAGTCAAAATTGAAGTTTAA
- a CDS encoding FtsX-like permease family protein, with protein MIFAVPLAWLQLTYEKSRLLVAIAGITFAVVLMFLQLGFRDALFNSAIRLQSNLVGDLVIISPQSTNLVGMRNFSQRRLYQALGMKQVESVNPLYIGLAAWKIKEDPAGQTRNILVLGANPDAKVFKMAGAESNIDRVKTEDVVLFDRASRAEFGPIVSECGSLSLKSTFSEAAFTCQNLVAREVANRKLVIGGLFELGASFAADGTLITSDTNFLRIFDNRRSGLINVGLINLKPNASPYEAMRDFILTQPADTVVLPREKLPPDGKRIKVLYKDSIGADGKLIHEEDKNKVLIAKSDLTIEDLKKSQDAAIDDTRILTAQGYIEFEKGYWQKSTAIGFIFSLGTVMGFIVGIVIVYQILYTDVSDHLAEYATLKAMGYNNFYLAQVVIQEAFVLSILGFIPGLGISFGLYNLTKNATLLPLYIWDKAIPVMILTMIMCVISGAISLRKVQSADPAEIFG; from the coding sequence ATGATCTTTGCCGTCCCTCTTGCTTGGTTACAGCTTACCTATGAAAAAAGCCGTCTGTTAGTAGCGATCGCGGGGATTACCTTTGCGGTGGTCTTGATGTTTTTGCAACTTGGTTTCCGTGATGCTCTCTTTAACAGTGCAATCCGTCTTCAGAGCAATCTTGTTGGCGATTTGGTAATTATCAGCCCCCAATCAACTAACCTTGTGGGGATGCGAAACTTTTCCCAACGCCGCCTTTATCAGGCTCTGGGGATGAAGCAAGTTGAATCAGTCAATCCCCTGTATATTGGGCTGGCAGCTTGGAAAATTAAAGAAGACCCTGCGGGACAAACGCGCAATATTTTAGTATTGGGAGCAAATCCTGATGCCAAAGTCTTTAAAATGGCAGGAGCAGAGTCCAATATCGATCGCGTCAAAACCGAAGATGTCGTTCTCTTTGATCGCGCCTCTCGTGCTGAATTTGGACCCATTGTCAGTGAATGTGGCTCCCTATCTCTGAAATCAACTTTTAGCGAGGCAGCCTTTACTTGCCAGAATTTAGTTGCTCGCGAAGTAGCTAATCGGAAGCTCGTGATTGGGGGCTTGTTTGAGCTAGGTGCATCCTTTGCTGCTGATGGCACGCTTATTACCAGTGATACCAACTTTTTGAGAATCTTTGATAACCGTCGCTCAGGATTAATTAACGTTGGCTTAATTAACTTAAAACCGAATGCATCTCCCTATGAGGCAATGCGGGACTTCATCCTTACTCAACCTGCGGATACAGTGGTCTTACCCCGCGAAAAACTACCACCTGATGGCAAAAGAATCAAAGTCCTGTACAAAGACAGTATTGGTGCGGATGGCAAGCTCATTCATGAAGAAGATAAAAATAAGGTGCTGATTGCGAAGTCAGATTTAACAATTGAGGATCTAAAAAAATCCCAAGATGCGGCAATTGACGATACTAGAATCTTGACAGCCCAAGGCTATATTGAATTCGAGAAGGGATATTGGCAAAAAAGCACAGCGATCGGTTTTATCTTTAGTCTGGGTACAGTCATGGGCTTTATTGTTGGCATCGTGATTGTCTATCAGATTTTATATACTGATGTTTCCGATCACCTTGCGGAATATGCCACTCTGAAGGCAATGGGCTACAACAACTTCTATTTGGCACAAGTAGTCATTCAAGAAGCATTCGTATTATCAATTCTCGGATTTATCCCCGGACTTGGCATCTCCTTTGGTTTGTATAATCTCACCAAAAATGCCACTTTATTACCCTTATATATTTGGGATAAGGCAATTCCTGTGATGATCTTAACGATGATTATGTGTGTGATTTCAGGAGCAATATCATTACGCAAAGTCCAGTCTGCTGACCCTGCAGAAATTTTTGGATAA